In Persephonella sp., the following proteins share a genomic window:
- a CDS encoding zinc-binding dehydrogenase translates to MKAAFYTQHGSYENIKIGIMPDPEIKEDEVLVKVKAFSLNHLDIWVMEGKYPAQIPMPHIFGSDASGVVEKVGKAVKHIKPGDKVIVYPGLSCGVCEKCLSGQDNLCRNYFLLGVLNNGVSAEYVKVPYLNVFKIPEGLSFEEAASIGITYTTMWHSLVTRGGIKVGDTVLIHGGGSGVGTAGIQIAKLFGATVITTVGDDWKVEKARSVGADFIINYKNIDFFEAVKQITEGNMCDIVVDHIGQETFARSIECAKRGGSVITFGATTGGEATVELRKIFGKNLKIHGVYMGTKGEVAHYLKFFPNKLKPIIDSVFDLENVKDAYKKLLSRQFFGKIVVRVD, encoded by the coding sequence ATGAAAGCAGCCTTCTACACACAGCACGGTAGTTATGAGAATATAAAGATAGGTATCATGCCTGATCCTGAGATCAAAGAAGATGAGGTTCTTGTAAAAGTTAAGGCTTTTTCACTTAATCACCTTGATATATGGGTAATGGAAGGAAAGTACCCTGCCCAGATACCCATGCCCCATATTTTTGGTTCTGATGCTTCCGGCGTAGTTGAAAAGGTCGGTAAAGCAGTTAAACACATTAAACCTGGAGATAAGGTTATTGTTTATCCAGGTTTGTCATGCGGTGTGTGTGAAAAATGTCTGTCCGGTCAGGACAATCTGTGCCGAAATTATTTTCTTCTTGGGGTTTTAAACAACGGTGTTTCTGCAGAATATGTAAAAGTGCCCTATCTGAATGTTTTTAAAATACCTGAAGGTCTATCTTTTGAAGAAGCTGCATCAATAGGTATAACATACACAACCATGTGGCATTCTCTTGTTACGAGAGGAGGTATAAAGGTAGGAGACACCGTTTTGATACATGGGGGAGGAAGCGGTGTTGGAACAGCTGGAATACAGATAGCAAAACTTTTCGGTGCTACAGTTATAACTACAGTTGGAGACGACTGGAAGGTTGAAAAAGCAAGATCCGTAGGGGCTGATTTTATAATAAACTACAAAAATATTGACTTTTTTGAAGCTGTAAAACAGATAACAGAAGGAAATATGTGTGATATTGTTGTTGATCACATCGGTCAGGAAACTTTTGCCCGTTCTATTGAGTGTGCAAAAAGGGGAGGGTCTGTAATCACATTTGGTGCAACAACAGGAGGTGAAGCCACAGTAGAACTTAGAAAAATATTTGGTAAAAACCTGAAGATACACGGCGTTTATATGGGAACAAAAGGGGAGGTTGCCCATTATCTTAAGTTCTTTCCAAACAAACTAAAACCTATAATTGATTCAGTTTTTGATCTTGAAAATGTAAAAGATGCCTACAAAAAACTCTTAAGCAGACAGTTTTTTGGAAAGATTGTTGTAAGGGTAGATTAA
- the secD gene encoding protein translocase subunit SecD, whose protein sequence is MKADLRWKLIVIFGVLVAAVYVIFSKPVKLGLDLQGGMSIVLEVDVEHVIKTQYKQLAQDIRKKLKENNIDVLGIKVSDQGILISLLDPSFGEKALKIINDNFPQIKADLSDGVLSVSFSEWELNRIKKMTVQQAVETIRNRIDEFGKLNANVSKLGDRRILVEIPGVVDPERAKAIIGKTAQLELLEVVDSAFSKEELLKRYPDGIPEGTKILEGLPERINGREIKEWFLVKDTPIVTGSQLKDARASVDSRGKPAVNFELTDEGAEIFGEATAKMIGKRLAIVLDNKVVSAPVVRSRISKSGQITGDFTPEEAADLAVVLRAGALPAPVHILEERVIGPTLGKDSIEKTLKAGIFALILVGLFMIWRYAISGFISVVSLIFNGILLWGAMAFLEVTLTLPGIAGIILNIGMAVDANVIIFERIKEELKKGRTLRVALEEGFRRAWDAILDAQITTLIAAFVLFQFGTGPLKGFAATLSIGTVTSIFTALFVTKVFLDIVLGGKKSLKFAF, encoded by the coding sequence TTGAAAGCTGATCTGAGATGGAAGTTGATTGTAATATTTGGTGTTCTGGTAGCTGCTGTCTATGTTATATTCTCAAAACCTGTAAAATTAGGGCTGGATCTTCAAGGTGGAATGAGTATAGTCCTTGAGGTTGATGTTGAGCATGTTATCAAAACCCAGTATAAACAGCTTGCTCAGGATATCAGAAAAAAACTTAAAGAGAACAATATTGATGTTTTAGGGATAAAGGTTTCTGATCAAGGGATTTTAATTTCACTGCTTGACCCGTCTTTTGGAGAAAAGGCTCTAAAGATAATAAATGATAACTTTCCTCAGATTAAAGCAGATCTGTCTGATGGTGTTCTTTCGGTTTCCTTTTCTGAATGGGAATTAAACCGTATAAAAAAGATGACTGTTCAGCAGGCTGTTGAGACCATTAGAAACAGGATTGATGAGTTTGGTAAGCTGAATGCAAATGTTTCTAAACTTGGGGATAGAAGGATACTTGTTGAAATTCCTGGTGTGGTTGATCCTGAAAGGGCGAAAGCCATTATAGGAAAGACAGCCCAGCTTGAACTCCTTGAGGTTGTTGATTCCGCCTTTAGTAAGGAAGAATTACTGAAAAGGTATCCTGATGGTATTCCTGAAGGGACTAAAATACTTGAAGGTCTGCCTGAGAGGATAAATGGGAGAGAGATAAAAGAATGGTTTCTGGTTAAAGACACCCCTATAGTTACAGGATCACAGTTGAAAGATGCAAGGGCTTCTGTTGATTCAAGGGGTAAACCTGCCGTTAATTTTGAGCTTACAGACGAAGGAGCTGAGATATTCGGTGAAGCAACGGCAAAAATGATAGGAAAAAGGCTTGCTATAGTTCTTGATAACAAAGTCGTCTCTGCACCGGTTGTAAGATCAAGAATATCTAAATCCGGTCAGATAACAGGAGATTTTACACCTGAAGAGGCTGCTGATCTTGCTGTTGTTTTAAGAGCAGGTGCTCTTCCAGCTCCTGTTCATATTCTTGAAGAGAGAGTAATAGGACCAACCCTCGGGAAAGATTCTATAGAAAAAACCCTTAAAGCAGGTATTTTTGCTCTTATTCTTGTTGGGCTTTTTATGATCTGGAGGTATGCAATATCAGGTTTTATCTCTGTAGTATCTCTTATATTTAACGGAATTCTTTTGTGGGGAGCAATGGCATTCCTTGAGGTAACCCTAACGCTACCCGGTATTGCAGGAATTATCCTTAATATTGGTATGGCTGTTGATGCGAATGTGATAATCTTTGAGAGAATAAAAGAGGAACTTAAAAAAGGCAGAACCTTAAGGGTTGCTCTTGAAGAAGGTTTTAGAAGGGCATGGGACGCCATTTTAGATGCCCAGATAACTACTCTAATAGCCGCTTTTGTTCTATTCCAGTTTGGAACAGGACCTTTGAAAGGATTTGCTGCCACCCTTTCTATCGGAACGGTTACATCAATATTTACAGCT